The following coding sequences are from one Corallococcus caeni window:
- a CDS encoding DUF7577 domain-containing protein produces the protein MKRVQFSVHRTVGEARMLAGALESAGLSVDIRGESLVPLSGEIPSTEAWVELWLWSEELEAGRQVLAELQANQEAANRSVTCPRCGEENPANFELCWSCELELPSGLRPHLRAV, from the coding sequence ATGAAGCGCGTGCAGTTCTCCGTGCACCGCACGGTCGGAGAGGCACGGATGTTGGCGGGAGCCCTGGAATCTGCCGGGCTCTCTGTCGACATCCGCGGTGAGTCCCTGGTCCCGCTGAGCGGAGAGATTCCCAGCACGGAGGCCTGGGTGGAGCTGTGGCTGTGGTCCGAGGAACTGGAGGCCGGGCGCCAGGTCCTCGCGGAGCTCCAGGCGAACCAGGAAGCCGCCAATCGTTCGGTGACATGTCCCCGCTGCGGCGAGGAGAACCCGGCGAACTTCGAGCTGTGCTGGAGCTGTGAGCTGGAGCTTCCCTCGGGGCTGCGCCCCCACCTGCGCGCCGTATAG
- a CDS encoding tetratricopeptide repeat protein — translation MSEPTNEPGQRTGRRWNQGLRGVLWVCGVALAIHVIPLFLPRDMPEQELAIARATENVEGRLRFLVPLKHNDKATAADLRTAAELLREGAPAEAHDLALEAERRDPNALETQLLLARICDRERMTRCVEQSLGKAQKLAPTDPRAELLRADLSEEKGDIEGATEALSRAYSRAPGDPLVGVRYGRLLSRMGRPEDALKVFTSLEGKVPAARLLVEQGLVLTKEGRSREAVRLLQQAVQKDPKLAEGHFQLGIAWFQLGNQDAAEEALRQADRLDISDTRALGTLCTLQVKAGRLEGARQTRTDLERRFPQRMDAIREQCRLP, via the coding sequence ATGAGCGAGCCAACGAACGAACCGGGGCAGAGGACCGGCCGGCGCTGGAACCAGGGGCTCCGGGGCGTCCTCTGGGTCTGCGGCGTGGCGCTCGCCATCCACGTCATCCCCCTGTTCCTGCCCCGCGACATGCCCGAGCAGGAGCTGGCCATCGCCCGCGCCACGGAGAACGTGGAAGGCCGCCTGCGGTTCCTGGTGCCCCTGAAGCACAACGACAAGGCCACGGCGGCGGACCTGCGCACGGCGGCGGAGCTCCTGCGCGAAGGCGCTCCGGCGGAAGCCCACGACCTGGCCTTGGAAGCCGAGCGAAGGGATCCGAACGCGCTGGAGACCCAGCTCCTGCTCGCGCGCATCTGCGACCGGGAGCGCATGACCCGTTGCGTGGAGCAGTCACTCGGCAAGGCCCAGAAGCTCGCGCCAACGGACCCACGGGCGGAGCTGCTCCGGGCGGACCTGAGCGAGGAGAAGGGCGACATCGAGGGCGCCACGGAGGCCCTGTCCAGGGCCTACAGCCGGGCTCCGGGGGATCCGCTCGTCGGCGTGCGCTACGGCCGGCTGCTCAGCCGGATGGGAAGGCCCGAGGACGCCCTGAAGGTCTTCACTTCCCTGGAGGGCAAGGTGCCCGCGGCCCGGCTCCTGGTGGAGCAGGGGTTGGTGCTCACGAAGGAGGGCCGCAGCCGCGAAGCCGTGAGGCTGTTGCAGCAGGCGGTGCAGAAGGACCCGAAGCTCGCGGAAGGCCACTTCCAGCTGGGCATCGCCTGGTTCCAGCTGGGCAACCAGGACGCCGCGGAGGAGGCCCTGCGGCAGGCGGACCGGCTGGACATCTCCGATACCCGCGCGCTGGGCACCCTCTGCACCCTCCAGGTGAAGGCAGGAAGGCTCGAGGGAGCCCGCCAGACGCGCACGGACCTGGAGCGGCGCTTCCCCCAGCGGATGGACGCCATCCGGGAGCAGTGCCGGCTGCCCTAA